A region from the Lytechinus variegatus isolate NC3 chromosome 6, Lvar_3.0, whole genome shotgun sequence genome encodes:
- the LOC121416809 gene encoding uncharacterized protein LOC121416809, giving the protein MYIPRGAISHDGSCQITLAIIRDNSGVDIIERESLACYGIRCDPQTLIFNQPVKITIPHSCLVVNPQQVKPDIVCRVWDSNKDLPITLRKQSSSSPDKPPYCRLYKKCIELYIDRCAEWWVLIPLEQHVIRQQLMCTPYIPDRIERGQEFVVNFQMYNDLPGNEAVTQEESRQQSYHRCHRSFPFCLETKSGDVTITCHREGIALESQIVSLGDLQAKMSHCISLYVPPSEEDLNFAVITITITQAGKLGISRSIAFVIRNTDGPESQIPSEQTNFLRTLEEVKNSDLQSDTDVFAIAQTMDVNQFYDLGIALGFTIAELDRLEYMRFRDRQQAAYYMLVTWRGRQTSTQEAKSTLITLMESFNSSSIDATFQEQLGTMAQPFLQCYAAWVLGGAHGTS; this is encoded by the exons ATGTACATTCCCAGAGGAGCCATTTCACATGATGGCTCTTGTCAGATCACTCTAGCCATCATAAGAGACAATTCAGGTGTTGATATTATAGAAAGGGAATCGTTGGCCTGCTATGGAATCAGGTGTGACCCCCAAACTTTGATCTTCAACCAACCTGTTAAGATCACTATACCACACTCTTGCTTGGTCGTCAATCCACAGCAGGTGAAACCAGACATCGTTTGCCGAGTGTGGGACTCAAATAAGG ATCTACCAATTACTTTAAGGAAGCAATCATCCAGCTCACCAGACAAACCACCATACTGCAGACTCTACAAGAAATGCATTGAGTTGTACATTGACCGCTGTGCGGAGTGGTGGGTTCTGATTCCTCTTGAACAACATGTGATCCGACAACAACTTATGTGTACTCCATACATCCCAGACAGGATTGAAAGAGGACAAGAGTTTGTAGTTAATTTTCAGATGTATAACGACCTTCCTGGAAACGAAGCG GTTACACAAGAAGAGTCGAGGCAACAGTCATACCATAGATGTCATCGCTCGTTTCCATTCTGCCTTGAAACAAAGTCTGGGGATGTCACAATTACATGCCATCGTGAGGGAATAGCTCTTGAAAGCCAG ATCGTTTCTCTTGGGGACCTTCAAGCAAAGATGAGCCATTGTATATCGCTATACGTACCACCCAGTGAAGAAGATCTAAATTTTGCAGTAATTACTATAACGATTACACAGGCTGGAAAACTTGGGATATCACGATCTATTGCCTTTGTCATTAGAAATACAG atGGACCGGAGTCTCAAATTCCCTCTGAACAGACAAACTTCTTAAG GACACTAGAAGAAGTAAAAAACAGCGACCTACAATCGGACACAGACGTCTTTGCAATAGCCCAGACAATGGACGTAAATCAATTCTATGATTTGGGCATAGCTCTTGGTTTCACCATAGCCGAGTTGGATCGGTTAGAGTACATGAGATTCAGAGATAGGCAACAAGCAGCCTATTACATGCTAGTAACATGGAGGGGGAGACAAACGTCTACCCAAGAAGCTAAGAGTACTCTAATCACACTCATGGAATCATTCAACTCATCATCAATTGATGCAACCTTTCAAG AACAGTTGGGGACTATGGCCCAACCCTTCCTGCAGTGCTATGCGGCTTGGGTCTTGGGCGGAGCCCACggaacttcttga
- the LOC121416808 gene encoding serine/threonine-protein phosphatase 6 regulatory ankyrin repeat subunit B-like encodes MSAPSIISAIAYKLLQYLEAAWSVDGKTAVLVKKTLDVDQKRNGKKGGGGGVSALCLCQRGDIDDIKYLISQGAEINKEDYDGQTTLHKAADNGHIDVIKYLVSQGAEVNKEDNNGQTVLHRAARNIHIDVVKYLVSQGAEVNKKDKNSQTALHKAAENGHIDVMKYLISQGAEVNKEDKNGKTELLNAAENGHIDVIKYLVSLGAEVNKKEKNGQTALHKAARNCHIHVVKYLITKGAEVNKIDKNGQTALQNAARYCRLYMLDRNIDVMKYLVSQGAEVNNEDNDGQTVLNRAAENGHIDFIKYLVSQGAEVNKKNTNGQTALNNAAENGHTDVIKYLVSQGAEINKKENDGETALHNAAENGHIDVIKYLVSLGAEVNKKEKNGQTALHKAARNCHIHVVKYLITKGAEVNKKDNNDQTALHNAACYGGYSMSDQYINVIKYLVSQGAEVNKEDKNGQNALHKAAENGHIDVIKYLVSKGAEINKKENDGETALHNAAENGHIDVIKYLVSLGAEVNKKEKNGQTALHKAARNGRIDVVKYLITKGVEVNKKDNNGQTALHNAACYWGYSMPEKHIDVIKYLVSQGAEVNMKDNNGQTALHNAKKNDHIDAIMYLFSQGAEVNKEENDGKTVLHIAARRGRVDVIKYLVSQGAEVNKEDKNSQTALHKAARNGHIDVIKYLVSQGAEVNKEDNNGQTALHKAARNGHIDVIKYLVSQGAEVNKEDNNGQTALHNAARNGRIDVVKYLVSQGAEVNKEDNNGQTALHKAARNGRIDVVKYLITKGAEVNKKDNNGQTALHNAACFFDFYMFNRNINDIIKYLVSQGAEVNKEDNNGQTALHKAARNGRIDVVKYLVSQGAEVNKEDNNGQTALHNAARNGRIDVVKYLISQGAEVNKKDNNGQTALHNAASARNGRIDVVKYLVSQGAEVNKEDNNGQTALHNAARNGRIDVVKYLISQGAEVNKKDNNGQTALHNAACILNFHIQGAEVNKEDNNGQTALHKAARNGHIDVVKYLVSQGAEVSMKENNGQTALHNAAENGHIDVIKYLVSQGVEVNKEDNDGQTALHRAAENGHIDVIKHLVSQGMEVNKEDNDGQTVLHKTARNGHVDVVKYLVSQGEEVNDKDNNGQTALHNAAENGYIDVMKYTVSQGVEVNKKDNDGQTALHNAAENGHIDVIKHLASQGADSNKEDNDGQTALHNAAENGHNDVIRYLISQGAEVNKENNDGQTALHKAARNGHIDVIEYLISEGSEANKGDSHGSTALHSAAKNGHVDVTKYLISQGVEVNKEDNDGQTALHNAAENGHIDVIKHLVSQGVEVNKEDNDGQTALHNAAEKGDIDVIKYLVSQGVEVNKEDNDGQTALHNAAENGHINVIKYLVSQGAEVNKENNDSQTVLHKAAQNGHIDVIKHLDYSAPIHLAVHRGHTAIIEKLISYGCDLNVQSCDGQTCIHKAIELCYRNNMTVQNTDTLKKISDEYYNGGLSPNESLVFYLIENGAKLNVKDETGNLPIHYAKDELVRQMILSR; translated from the exons GGGAAGAAGGGCGGGGGTGGTGGGGTTTCAGCCCTCTGTCTATGCCAGCGG GGTGATATTGACGACATCAAATATCTAATCAGCCAGGGAGCTGAAATCAATAAGGAGGATTATGATGGTCAGACTACATTACACAAAGCTGCTGACAATGGCcatattgacgtcatcaaatatctggtCAGTCAAGGAGCGGAAgtcaataaggaggataatAATGGTCAGACTGTATTACACAGGGCTGCTCGAAATATCCATATTGACGTAGTCAAATATCTGGTCAGTCAAGGAGCGGAAGTCAATAAGAAGGATAAAAATAGTCAGACTGCATTACACAAAGCTGCTGAGaatggtcatattgacgtcatgaaatatctgatcagtcaaggagctgaagtCAATAAGGAGGATAAGAATGGGAAGACTGAATTACTCAACGCTGCTGAGAATGGTCATATTGATGTCATCAAATATTTGGTCAGTCTAGGAGCGGAAGTCAATAAGAAGGAAAAGAATGGTCAGACTGCATTACACAAAGCAGCTCGAAATTGCCATATTCACGTAGTCAAATATCTGATTACCAAaggagctgaggtcaataagaTAGATAAAAATGGTCAGACTGCTTTGCAAAATGCGGCACGTTATTGCCGTTTATATATGCTTGATCGAAACATTGACGTCATGAAGTATCTGGTCAGTCAAGGAGCGGAAGTCAATAACGAGGATAATGATGGTCAGACTGTATTAAACAGGGCTGCTGAGAATGGTCATATTGACTTCATCAAATATCTggtcagtcaaggagctgaggtcaataagaAGAATACAAATGGTCAGACTGCATTAAACAACGCAGCTGAGAATGGTCATactgacgtcatcaaatatctggtCAGTCAAGGAGCGGAAATcaataagaaggaaaatgatggGGAGACTGCATTACACAACGCTGCTGAGAATGGTCATATTGATGTCATCAAATATTTGGTCAGTCTAGGAGCGGAAGTCAATAAGAAGGAAAAGAATGGTCAGACTGCATTACACAAAGCAGCTCGAAATTGCCATATTCACGTAGTCAAATATCTGATCACCAAaggagctgaggtcaataagaAGGATAATAATGACCAGACTGCTTTGCACAATGCGGCATGTTATGGGGGTTATTCAATGTCTGATCAATACATAaacgtcatcaaatatctggtcagtcaaggagctgaagtCAATAAGGAGGATAAGAATGGCCAGAATGCATTACACAAAGCTGCTGAGaatggtcatattgacgtcatcaaatatctggtCAGTAAAGGAGCGGAAATcaataagaaggaaaatgatggGGAGACTGCATTACACAACGCTGCTGAGAATGGTCATATTGATGTCATCAAATATTTGGTCAGTCTAGGAGCGGAAGTCAATAAGAAGGAAAAGAATGGTCAGACTGCATTACACAAAGCAGCTCGAAATGGCCGTATTGACGTAGTCAAATATCTGATCACCAAAGGAGTTGAGGTCAATAAGAAGGATAATAATGGCCAGACTGCTTTGCACAATGCGGCATGTTATTGGGGTTATTCAATGCCTGAAAAACAcattgacgtcatcaaatatctggtCAGTCAAGGAGCGGAAGTCAATATGAAGGATAACAATGGTCAGACTGCATTACACAACGCAAAAAAGAATGATCATATTGACGCCATCATGTATCTGTTCAGTCAAGGAGCGGAAGTCAATAAGGAGGAAAATGATGGTAAGACTGTATTACACATAGCTGCTCGAAGAGGTCGtgttgacgtcatcaaatatctggtCAGTCAAGGAGCGGAAGTCAATAAGGAGGATAAAAATAGTCAGACTGCATTACACAAAGCTGCTCGTAATGGCcatattgacgtcatcaaatatctggtCAGTCAAGGAGCGGAAgtcaataaggaggataatAATGGTCAAACTGCATTACACAAAGCTGCTCGTAATGGCcatattgacgtcatcaaatatctggtCAGTCAAGGAGCGGAAgtcaataaggaggataatAATGGTCAGACTGCATTACACAACGCTGCTCGAAATGGCCGTATTGACGTAGTGAAATATCTGGTCAGTCAAGGAGCGGAAgtcaataaggaggataatAATGGTCAGACTGCATTACACAAAGCTGCTCGAAATGGCCGTATTGACGTAGTCAAATATCTGATCACCAAaggagctgaggtcaataagaAGGATAATAATGGCCAGACTGCTTTGCACAATGCGGCATGtttttttgatttttatatGTTTAATCGAAACATTaatgacatcatcaaatatCTGGTCAGTCAAGGAGCGGAAgtcaataaggaggataatAATGGTCAAACTGCATTACACAAAGCTGCTCGTAATGGCCGTATTGACGTAGTCAAATATCTGGTCAGTCAAGGAGCGGAAgtcaataaggaggataatAATGGTCAGACTGCATTACACAACGCTGCTCGAAATGGCCGTATTGACGTagtcaaatatctgatcagtcaaggagcgGAAGTCAATAAGAAGGATAATAATGGCCAGACTGCTTTGCACAATGCGGCat CTGCTCGTAATGGCCGTATTGACGTAGTCAAATATCTGGTCAGTCAAGGAGCGGAAgtcaataaggaggataatAATGGTCAGACTGCATTACACAACGCTGCTCGAAATGGCCGTATTGACGTagtcaaatatctgatcagtcaaggagcgGAAGTCAATAAGAAGGATAATAATGGCCAGACTGCTTTGCACAATGCGGCatgtattttgaattttcatat TCAAGGAGCGGAAgtcaataaggaggataatAATGGTCAAACTGCATTACACAAAGCTGCTCGTAATGGCCATATTGACGTAGTCAAATATCTGGTCAGTCAAGGAGCGGAAGTCAgtatgaaggaaaataatggTCAGACTGCATTACACAATGCTGCTGAGaatggtcatattgacgtcatcaaatatctggtCAGTCAAGGAGTGGAAGTAAATAAAGAGGATAATGATGGTCAGACTGCATTACACAGGGCTGCTGAGaatggtcatattgacgtcatcaaacATCTGGTCAGTCAAGGAATGGAAGTAAATAAGGAGGATAATGATGGTCAGACTGTATTACACAAAACTGCTCGAAATGGCCATGTTGATGTAGTCAAATATCTAGTCAGTCAAGGGGAGGAAGTCAATGATAAGGATAATAATGGTCAGACTGCATTACACAATGCTGCTGAGAATGGTTATATTGACGTCATGAAATATACGGTCAGTCAAGGAGTGGAAGTAAATAAGAAGGATAATGATGGTCAGACTGCTTTACACAACGCTGCTGAGaatggtcatattgacgtcatcaaacATCTGGCCAGTCAAGGAGCGGATTCCAATAAGGAGGATAATGATGGTCAGACTGCATTACACAACGCTGCTGAGAATGgtcataatgacgtcatcagatatctgatcagtcaaggagcaGAGGTCAATAAGGAGAATAACGATGGTCAGACTGCATTACACAAAGCTGCTCGAAATGGCCATATTGACGTTATcgaatatctgatcagtgaagGATCTGAGGCCAATAAAGGGGATAGTCATGGCTCGACTGCATTACACAGTGCTGCTAAGAATGGTCATGTTGACGTCACCAAGTATCTTATCAGCCAAGGAGTGGAAGTAAATAAGGAGGATAATGATGGTCAGACTGCTTTACACAACGCTGCTGAGaatggtcatattgacgtcatcaaacATCTGGTCAGTCAAGGAGTGGAAGTAAATAAGGAGGATAATGATGGTCAGACTGCTTTACACAACGCTGCTGAGAAAGGTGatattgacgtcatcaaatatctggtCAGTCAAGGAGTGGAAgtcaataaggaggataatgATGGTCAGACTGCATTGCACAACGCTGCAGAGAATGGTCATATTaacgtcatcaaatatctggtcagtcaaggagctgaagtCAATAAGGAGAATAATGATAGTCAGACTGTATTACACAAAGCTGCTCAAAATGGCcatattgacgtcatcaaacATCTG GACTATTCAGCACCCATTCATCTCGCTGTCCATCGCGGTCATACAGCTATCATCGAGAAGTTGATTTCCTACGGATGTGATCTCAATGTGCAGTCTTGTGACGGCCAGACCTGCATTCATAAAGCCATCGAATTATGCTACAGGAACAACATGACAGTTCAAAACACTGATACACTTAAAAAG ATATCCGACGAGTACTACAATGGTGGGTTATCTCCAAATGAGTCGTTGGTGTTTTATCTCATTGAGAATGGCGCCAAGCTAAATGTAAAGGATGAGACAGGCAACCTACCGATCCACTATGCCAAGGATGAACTAGTCAGGCAGATGATATTGTCAAGGTGA